The Niveispirillum cyanobacteriorum genome segment TGCGGCCTCGCTCAGCGTGCCCAGATGCGGGTGGCTGTAGCTATGGATACCCGCCGAATGCCCCTCCGCCACGGCACGCCTGGCAAGGTCGCCATGGGCATCCAGATTGCCACCCGTCATGAAGAAGGTGGCCTTGGCGCATTCCGCCTTCAACGCGTCCAGAACCTGTGGCGTCAGCACTGGCACCGGCCCATCATCAAAGGTCAGCACCACCTCGCCCTTCTCCAGCCCCAGCAGAGCTGCATGCTGGACCGTGCCGAAGGCCCCGCCAGCCCCCCGCTTCAAGGTGATGGTCCGGCTGGTGCCCAGCGCATCCGGCCCACACGCGGCCGCCGCCACCGCCGTCCCAGCCCCCATCCCCACCAGCACCACGGCCAGCATCAGCCCCCTGATCACCCGCATTCCATCCTCCCGGCTTATTGAAAATTGTTAGCGTTAACGTAACCCAATCCAATCAC includes the following:
- a CDS encoding polysaccharide deacetylase family protein gives rise to the protein MRVIRGLMLAVVLVGMGAGTAVAAAACGPDALGTSRTITLKRGAGGAFGTVQHAALLGLEKGEVVLTFDDGPVPVLTPQVLDALKAECAKATFFMTGGNLDAHGDLARRAVAEGHSAGIHSYSHPHLGTLSEAAQLDDLARTQAAYKRLFGVTAASYRFPFLEETPVLMKALARDGVAVFSIDLAITDWQPADTTPMLAERLSKALDEKGGGIILMHDANKPTADAIATLLRVIKQKGYRLVHVVWEG